The Pseudolabrys sp. FHR47 genome contains a region encoding:
- a CDS encoding multidrug effflux MFS transporter, which translates to MQPNTSRLIAPILGSLGALAPLSIDMYLPGMPQIAADLRADEGAVQFSLMTFFAGLMLGQLFYGPLSDRTGRKPIIYVGLALFVVASLGCATAATAGQLAAWRFAQGLGGSIGMVIGLAVVRDLYTGQTAARLVAMMMIVFSVAPILAPLLGTFIMSFLPWPALFVVLAAFGALCMLLVAFALPETRMQELRATSRPTDAFKNYAHLIVSRRYIPYVATMVLAQAGFFAYLSGSAFAFISVHHLSPTAYSLLFAVNAIGLTAGAQIAPRLMGRFSPQAIVRTALSVYAIAAVVLVAIEGLGGGSAITLAVLLFVVIAAMAFVLPLNSVLAMEAYGAISGTAAALMGALQFGAGTVASLAVGLAANGTAQPMAVIIAISGLAGCLLAFVAFPKAQPAAAQS; encoded by the coding sequence ATGCAACCCAATACCTCCCGTCTGATTGCCCCCATCCTCGGCAGCCTGGGCGCGCTCGCTCCGTTGTCCATCGACATGTATCTGCCCGGCATGCCGCAGATCGCCGCCGATTTGCGTGCCGACGAAGGCGCCGTGCAGTTCAGCCTCATGACTTTTTTCGCCGGGCTGATGCTCGGTCAGCTGTTCTACGGCCCGTTGTCCGACCGCACCGGCCGCAAGCCGATCATCTATGTCGGCCTCGCCCTGTTCGTCGTCGCCTCGCTCGGCTGCGCCACCGCCGCGACAGCGGGGCAACTCGCCGCCTGGCGCTTCGCGCAAGGGCTCGGTGGCTCGATCGGCATGGTCATCGGCCTGGCCGTGGTGCGCGACCTTTACACCGGGCAGACCGCCGCGCGGCTCGTGGCCATGATGATGATCGTATTCAGCGTCGCCCCCATTCTCGCGCCGCTGCTCGGGACCTTCATCATGTCGTTCCTGCCGTGGCCGGCTTTGTTCGTTGTGCTCGCGGCCTTCGGTGCGCTCTGCATGCTGTTGGTGGCGTTCGCCCTGCCGGAAACACGGATGCAGGAACTGCGCGCCACAAGCCGTCCTACCGATGCGTTCAAGAACTACGCGCATCTCATCGTCAGCCGTCGCTACATTCCCTATGTCGCGACAATGGTGCTCGCGCAGGCCGGATTCTTCGCTTACCTCAGCGGCTCGGCTTTCGCCTTCATCTCGGTCCATCACCTGAGCCCCACCGCCTACAGCCTGCTGTTCGCGGTCAATGCCATCGGCCTGACCGCCGGTGCGCAGATCGCACCGCGCCTGATGGGCCGCTTCAGCCCCCAGGCGATCGTGCGCACCGCGCTGTCGGTCTACGCGATTGCCGCAGTCGTGCTGGTCGCGATCGAAGGACTGGGCGGCGGCAGCGCGATCACGCTGGCGGTCCTGCTGTTCGTCGTCATCGCGGCGATGGCTTTCGTGCTGCCGCTCAACAGCGTGCTGGCGATGGAGGCCTATGGCGCGATCTCCGGCACGGCGGCGGCTCTGATGGGTGCGCTGCAGTTCGGCGCCGGTACCGTGGCATCGCTCGCCGTCGGCCTCGCGGCCAATGGCACGGCGCAGCCGATGGCCGTCATTATCGCGATCAGCGGTCTTGCCGGCTGTCTTCTGGCCTTCGTGGCTTTCCCGAAGGCGCAGCCGGCGGCGGCCCAGTCCTGA
- a CDS encoding response regulator, translating into MAKTVLIVEDNELNMKLFHDLLEAHGYEVVGTRSGIDALDLARKHRPDLILMDIQLPEVSGLEVTKWLKDDAELKAIPVVAVTAFAMKGDEERIREGGCEAYLSKPISVGKFIETVRQFLGPA; encoded by the coding sequence ATGGCGAAGACCGTCCTGATCGTCGAGGACAACGAACTCAATATGAAGCTCTTCCACGACCTCCTGGAAGCGCATGGCTATGAGGTCGTCGGCACCCGCAGCGGTATCGACGCGCTGGATCTCGCCCGCAAGCACCGGCCGGATCTGATCCTGATGGATATCCAGTTGCCGGAGGTATCGGGCCTCGAGGTCACCAAGTGGCTCAAGGACGATGCCGAGCTCAAGGCCATCCCGGTCGTCGCCGTCACCGCTTTCGCCATGAAGGGCGACGAGGAGCGCATCCGCGAAGGTGGGTGTGAAGCCTATCTCTCCAAGCCGATCTCGGTCGGCAAGTTCATCGAGACCGTTCGTCAGTTTCTGGGGCCGGCCTGA
- a CDS encoding DNA polymerase IV, producing MTAFCRDCLKDAADTAKRCAACGSPRLARHADLATLTIAHIDCDAFYATIEKRDDPSLADKPLIVGGGKRGVVSTCCYLARTYGVRSAMPMFKALELCPKATVVKPNMRKYVEVGRQVRTAMLALTPQVEPLSIDEAFLDLTGTERLHGMTAAKVLAKFAKDVERDIGITVSIGLSANKFLAKIASDLDKPRGFAVIGPSEAPEFLAPRPVGFIYGVGAVSAAKLAHDGFRLIGDLQRADEHDLMRRYGEEGQRLWRLARGIDTRKVDPERDTKSVSSETTFNTDISDFRPLEQTLWELTEKVSARLKAAQLAGSTVTLKLKSADFKTRTRARSLAVPTQLASRIFAEGRDMLKNEVGATRFRLIGIGVSHLVESDGEDLSDLLDRRGALAEHAVDKLREKFGKAAVVKGLAIEEE from the coding sequence GTGACCGCCTTCTGCCGCGATTGCCTGAAGGACGCGGCCGATACCGCAAAGCGTTGCGCGGCTTGCGGCTCGCCGCGGCTCGCGCGCCATGCCGACCTTGCGACCCTGACCATCGCCCATATCGACTGCGATGCCTTCTACGCCACGATCGAGAAGCGTGACGATCCTTCGCTGGCCGACAAGCCGCTGATCGTCGGCGGCGGCAAGCGCGGCGTGGTCTCGACCTGCTGCTACCTCGCCCGCACCTACGGCGTGCGCTCGGCCATGCCGATGTTCAAGGCGCTGGAGCTTTGCCCCAAGGCGACCGTGGTCAAGCCGAACATGCGCAAATATGTCGAGGTCGGCCGGCAGGTGCGCACGGCCATGCTGGCGCTGACGCCGCAGGTCGAGCCGCTGTCGATCGACGAGGCCTTCCTCGATCTCACCGGCACTGAGCGGCTGCATGGCATGACCGCCGCCAAGGTGCTGGCCAAATTCGCCAAGGACGTCGAGCGCGACATCGGCATCACGGTCTCGATCGGCCTGTCGGCCAACAAGTTCCTCGCCAAGATCGCATCCGATCTCGACAAGCCGCGCGGCTTTGCCGTGATCGGTCCCTCCGAGGCTCCGGAGTTCCTCGCCCCTCGCCCGGTCGGCTTCATCTACGGCGTCGGCGCCGTGAGCGCCGCCAAGCTCGCCCATGACGGCTTCCGCCTGATCGGCGACCTGCAGCGTGCCGATGAGCACGACCTGATGCGCCGCTATGGCGAGGAAGGCCAAAGGCTGTGGCGGCTGGCGCGCGGCATCGACACGCGCAAGGTCGATCCGGAGCGCGACACCAAGAGCGTCTCGTCGGAGACCACGTTCAACACCGACATCAGCGATTTCCGCCCGCTCGAGCAGACCTTGTGGGAACTGACCGAGAAGGTCTCGGCCCGGCTCAAGGCGGCGCAGCTCGCCGGCTCGACGGTGACGCTCAAGCTCAAAAGCGCGGACTTCAAGACTCGCACCCGGGCCCGCTCCCTCGCCGTGCCGACGCAACTTGCCAGCCGCATCTTCGCCGAGGGTCGTGATATGCTGAAAAACGAAGTCGGTGCGACGCGCTTCCGTCTCATCGGCATTGGCGTCAGCCACCTCGTCGAGTCCGACGGCGAAGATCTGTCGGACCTACTCGACCGGCGCGGCGCGCTGGCCGAACATGCGGTCGATAAACTGCGCGAGAAGTTCGGCAAGGCCGCGGTGGTGAAGGGGCTGGCGATCGAGGAGGAGTGA
- the rnr gene encoding ribonuclease R, with the protein MKKTPKHNPNALPSKDDILAFIAANPGKASTREIARAFNLKNDLRADLKRLLRELADDGAVARRGHKGKKLHHPGALPSTVLADIVARDRDGDFIAVPDEWDEEEHGPAPRIRILTARRPRPGEAAGLGDKVLLHTDEIEPEDGIRHRGRIIKIVERPRHRVLGIFRADGKGGGRLEPVDKKMLGRDMQIAQGATGDAQDGDLVAVEAQRVSRFGPPNGRVVERLGSLKSEKAVSLIAIHSHSIPDVFRRETINEAEAATPATLSGGREDWRKLPLITIDPADAKDHDDAVHAEDDADPFNPGGFIVTVAIADVAHYVTPGSALDREALVRGNSVYFPDRVVPMLPERISNDLCSLKPNEDRAALAVQMVIGADGRKREHKFHRIMMRSAAKLAYEQAQAAIDGRPDDVTGPLVEPILKPLYAAYEALKRARAERGPLDLDLPERKILLKKDGMVDRVTVPERLDAHRLIEEMMILANVAAAETLEKARTPLIYRVHDEPSLEKINALREFLASLDINIAKGGTLRASNFNFILERVKDTERETLVNEVVLRSQAQAEYSAENYGHFGLNLRRYAHFTSPIRRYADLIVHRALIRALHLGHDGLPGNFGIPELAEISAEISATERRAMLAERETKDRLIAHFLADRVGATFEGKVGGVHRAGLFVKLNETGADGFVPARTIGDEFFAYDEAGHALVGSRTGETYRLGDNITVKLVEAAPVAGALRFEILSHGSQGTPVRRFGRGMERRDKGAKFKGAKFKTDTAKGHEEKKRSEERRRKHGKKNTRHKVRKNKGKRK; encoded by the coding sequence TTGAAGAAAACACCCAAACACAATCCGAACGCCCTGCCGTCGAAGGACGACATCCTCGCCTTCATCGCCGCCAATCCCGGCAAGGCCAGCACTCGCGAAATCGCGCGCGCCTTCAATCTGAAGAACGACCTGCGCGCCGACTTGAAGCGCCTGCTCCGCGAACTCGCCGATGACGGCGCCGTCGCCCGCCGCGGCCACAAGGGCAAGAAGCTGCACCACCCCGGCGCCCTGCCCTCGACCGTGCTGGCCGACATCGTCGCACGCGACCGCGATGGCGACTTCATCGCCGTGCCCGACGAATGGGACGAGGAGGAACACGGCCCGGCGCCACGCATCCGCATTCTCACCGCGCGCCGCCCGCGCCCCGGCGAAGCCGCCGGCCTCGGCGACAAGGTGCTGCTGCACACCGACGAGATCGAGCCCGAGGATGGCATCCGTCATCGCGGGCGTATCATTAAAATTGTCGAGCGGCCCAGGCATCGTGTTCTCGGCATCTTCCGCGCCGATGGCAAAGGCGGCGGCCGGCTGGAGCCGGTGGACAAGAAGATGCTCGGCCGCGACATGCAAATCGCGCAAGGCGCCACCGGCGATGCGCAGGACGGCGATCTCGTCGCCGTCGAGGCGCAGCGTGTCTCGCGCTTCGGCCCGCCGAACGGCCGCGTCGTCGAACGCCTCGGCTCGCTGAAGAGCGAAAAGGCCGTCAGCCTCATCGCCATTCATTCGCATTCGATCCCGGACGTCTTCCGCCGCGAGACCATCAACGAGGCCGAGGCCGCGACGCCCGCGACTCTGTCAGGCGGCCGTGAGGACTGGCGCAAGCTGCCGCTGATCACCATCGATCCGGCCGACGCCAAGGATCACGACGACGCCGTCCATGCCGAGGACGACGCCGATCCGTTCAATCCCGGCGGCTTCATCGTCACCGTCGCCATCGCCGATGTCGCGCATTACGTCACGCCCGGCTCGGCGCTCGACCGCGAAGCCCTGGTGCGCGGCAACTCGGTGTACTTCCCCGACCGCGTCGTGCCGATGCTGCCCGAGCGCATCTCCAACGACCTGTGCTCGCTCAAGCCGAACGAGGATCGCGCCGCGCTCGCGGTGCAGATGGTCATCGGCGCCGACGGCCGCAAACGCGAGCACAAATTTCACCGCATCATGATGCGCTCGGCCGCCAAGCTTGCCTATGAGCAGGCGCAGGCCGCGATCGACGGCCGCCCCGACGACGTCACCGGACCGCTGGTCGAGCCGATCCTCAAGCCGCTCTATGCCGCCTATGAGGCGCTCAAGCGCGCCCGCGCGGAGCGCGGCCCGCTCGATCTCGATTTGCCCGAGCGCAAGATCCTCCTGAAGAAAGACGGCATGGTCGATCGCGTCACCGTGCCGGAACGGCTCGACGCGCACCGGCTGATCGAGGAGATGATGATCCTCGCCAATGTCGCCGCCGCCGAGACCTTGGAGAAGGCGCGCACGCCGCTGATCTACCGCGTCCATGACGAGCCGAGTCTGGAGAAGATCAACGCGCTGCGCGAATTCCTCGCCAGCCTCGACATCAACATCGCCAAGGGCGGCACGCTGCGCGCCTCGAACTTCAATTTCATCCTCGAGCGCGTGAAGGACACCGAGCGCGAAACGCTCGTCAACGAAGTGGTGCTGCGCTCGCAGGCGCAGGCCGAATATTCGGCCGAAAACTACGGCCATTTCGGCCTCAACCTGCGCCGCTACGCGCACTTCACCTCGCCGATCCGCCGCTATGCCGATCTCATCGTGCATCGCGCGCTGATCCGCGCGCTGCATCTGGGTCACGACGGCCTGCCCGGCAATTTCGGCATTCCCGAGCTGGCAGAAATCTCCGCCGAAATTTCCGCCACCGAGCGCCGCGCCATGCTGGCCGAGCGCGAGACCAAGGACCGGCTGATCGCGCATTTCCTCGCCGACCGTGTCGGCGCCACCTTCGAGGGGAAAGTGGGAGGCGTGCATCGCGCCGGCCTGTTCGTGAAGCTCAACGAAACCGGCGCCGACGGCTTCGTCCCGGCGCGCACCATCGGCGATGAGTTCTTCGCCTATGACGAGGCCGGCCATGCTCTGGTCGGCAGCCGCACCGGCGAGACCTACCGGCTGGGTGACAACATCACCGTGAAGCTGGTAGAGGCAGCCCCGGTGGCCGGCGCACTGCGTTTCGAGATTCTGTCGCATGGCAGCCAGGGCACGCCCGTTCGCCGGTTCGGACGCGGCATGGAGCGGCGCGATAAAGGAGCGAAGTTCAAGGGCGCGAAATTCAAGACCGACACCGCCAAGGGCCATGAAGAGAAGAAGCGCAGCGAGGAACGGCGCCGCAAGCACGGCAAGAAAAACACCCGCCACAAGGTTCGCAAGAACAAGGGCAAAAGAAAGTAA
- the rpmG gene encoding 50S ribosomal protein L33 — MAKAVSLKIKLVSSADTGHFYVTKKNSRTQTDKLVKKKYDPIAKKHVEYREGKIK, encoded by the coding sequence ATGGCCAAGGCCGTCAGCCTCAAGATCAAGCTCGTGTCGAGCGCCGACACCGGTCACTTCTACGTCACCAAGAAGAACTCGCGCACCCAGACCGACAAGCTGGTGAAGAAGAAGTACGACCCGATCGCGAAGAAGCACGTCGAATATCGCGAAGGCAAAATCAAGTAA
- a CDS encoding DUF3572 domain-containing protein yields MSAEAAEALAIQALGFLAEDSERLTRFFGVTGLDPSGIRDQVGEPGFLAGVLAYLASDDETARDFVAQAGCAPDDIFRAHIALGGQPWEREIP; encoded by the coding sequence ATGTCCGCCGAGGCCGCCGAAGCGCTTGCGATTCAAGCACTTGGGTTCCTCGCCGAGGATTCGGAAAGGTTAACCCGCTTCTTCGGTGTCACCGGCCTCGATCCCTCGGGGATTCGCGACCAGGTCGGCGAGCCCGGGTTCCTCGCCGGCGTGCTCGCTTACCTCGCCTCGGACGACGAGACCGCCCGCGACTTCGTTGCCCAGGCCGGCTGCGCGCCGGACGACATTTTCCGCGCGCATATCGCGCTGGGAGGCCAGCCCTGGGAGCGCGAAATCCCGTGA
- a CDS encoding TetR/AcrR family transcriptional regulator: MSRPDFTPADRTAIKGRPGRPLVCSEAERATRIREAAEEVFATTGYGAATMEEIAQAAGMSKKTVYSLYSNKLSLLVAVVTAARDFPWEHDEAPLADPLDELRRRLLSIAAFILSSRQLRLTRLVISQAERAPELADQFHKQVMTKSRRYVGAALERARQDGQWAGPEDVEAATDMLIGAVLAELHISALLGQTEPFDRERMAARIDSALRLFGLGAN; encoded by the coding sequence ATGTCAAGGCCTGATTTTACTCCTGCGGACCGCACTGCCATCAAAGGCCGTCCCGGCCGTCCGCTGGTCTGTTCCGAGGCCGAGCGCGCGACGCGTATCCGGGAGGCGGCGGAGGAGGTTTTCGCGACCACCGGTTACGGCGCCGCCACGATGGAAGAAATCGCGCAGGCGGCGGGCATGTCAAAGAAGACGGTCTATTCCCTCTATAGCAACAAGCTCAGCCTGCTGGTGGCGGTCGTCACCGCGGCCCGCGACTTTCCCTGGGAGCATGACGAGGCGCCGTTGGCGGATCCCTTGGATGAGCTGCGCCGCCGCTTACTCTCCATTGCCGCGTTTATCCTGTCGTCGCGACAGTTGCGCCTGACACGTCTGGTGATCTCCCAAGCCGAACGGGCCCCGGAGCTTGCCGATCAGTTCCACAAGCAGGTCATGACAAAGAGCAGGCGCTATGTCGGTGCTGCTCTCGAAAGAGCGAGACAGGACGGACAGTGGGCCGGCCCGGAAGACGTGGAGGCCGCGACCGACATGCTGATAGGCGCGGTGCTCGCCGAGCTACATATTAGTGCGTTGCTCGGCCAGACCGAGCCGTTCGATCGCGAGCGCATGGCCGCCCGTATCGACTCGGCGCTGCGGTTGTTCGGCCTTGGCGCCAACTGA
- a CDS encoding PleD family two-component system response regulator encodes MTARVLVVDDIPANVKLLEARLSAEYFDVATAYSGAEALALCEKAECDIVLLDVMMPDMDGFEVCRRLKSNPVTHHIPVVMVTALDQPSDRIKGLEAGADDFLTKPVGDVALISRVRSLARLKMVTDELRMRALTSKEIGIQSAEREAVADTGRGGKVLIVDDRPSSYERIAQTLATEHTVDVQTDPKEALFRAAEGDYELMIVSLGLTDFDGLRLCSQVRSLERTRGLPILAIAEPDNNARLVRGLEIGINDYLIRPIDKNEMLARVRTQVKRKRYTDRLRDNFAASIEMAITDALTGLHNRRYMETHLGALTEQAAQRGKPLSVLILDIDFFKSINDNHGHDAGDDVLREFAVRIRKAIRNIDLACRYGGEEFVIVMPETDLAVAGMVAERIRRRIAGEAFSIEQGAKSLDVTLSIGIAALGANGDTAAAMLKRADQALYRAKRDGRNRVVEEAA; translated from the coding sequence ATGACCGCCCGCGTACTCGTCGTCGATGACATTCCAGCCAATGTGAAGCTGCTGGAGGCGCGGCTGTCCGCCGAATATTTCGATGTCGCGACCGCCTATTCGGGCGCCGAGGCGCTGGCTTTGTGTGAGAAGGCCGAATGCGACATCGTGCTGCTCGACGTCATGATGCCGGACATGGACGGTTTCGAGGTCTGCCGCCGGCTCAAGTCCAATCCGGTGACGCATCACATTCCCGTCGTGATGGTGACCGCGCTCGATCAGCCTTCCGACCGCATCAAGGGCCTTGAAGCCGGCGCCGACGATTTCCTCACCAAACCGGTCGGCGACGTGGCGCTGATCTCGCGCGTGCGCTCGCTGGCACGGCTGAAGATGGTGACCGACGAATTGCGCATGCGTGCGCTGACCTCGAAGGAGATCGGCATCCAGAGCGCCGAGCGTGAAGCGGTCGCCGATACCGGCCGCGGCGGCAAGGTGCTCATCGTCGACGACCGGCCGTCGTCCTACGAGCGTATCGCGCAGACGCTTGCCACCGAGCATACGGTCGACGTGCAGACCGATCCTAAGGAAGCCTTGTTCCGCGCCGCCGAGGGCGATTACGAACTGATGATCGTGTCGCTCGGCCTGACCGATTTCGACGGCCTGCGGCTGTGCAGCCAGGTGCGCTCGCTGGAGCGCACCCGCGGCCTGCCGATCCTCGCCATTGCCGAACCCGACAACAATGCGCGGCTGGTGCGCGGGCTTGAGATCGGCATCAACGATTACCTGATCCGGCCGATCGACAAGAACGAGATGCTGGCGCGCGTGCGCACCCAGGTGAAGCGCAAGCGCTACACCGATCGCCTGCGCGACAATTTCGCCGCCTCGATCGAGATGGCGATCACCGATGCGCTGACCGGCCTGCATAACCGGCGCTACATGGAAACGCATCTGGGCGCGCTGACCGAGCAGGCGGCGCAGCGCGGCAAGCCGCTGTCGGTGCTGATCCTCGACATCGACTTCTTCAAGTCGATCAACGACAATCATGGCCACGACGCCGGCGACGATGTGCTGCGCGAATTCGCGGTGCGCATCCGCAAGGCGATCCGCAACATTGATCTGGCCTGCCGCTATGGCGGCGAGGAATTCGTCATCGTCATGCCGGAGACGGATCTGGCGGTTGCCGGCATGGTGGCCGAGCGCATTCGCCGCCGCATCGCCGGCGAGGCGTTCTCGATCGAGCAGGGGGCCAAGAGCCTCGACGTGACGCTGTCGATCGGCATTGCGGCACTGGGCGCCAATGGCGACACCGCCGCCGCGATGCTCAAGCGCGCCGACCAGGCGCTGTACCGTGCCAAGCGCGACGGGCGTAACCGGGTAGTCGAGGAAGCGGCGTAG
- a CDS encoding NUDIX hydrolase — protein MSSNDGDRLLRRMSDMERDQSFPDSEPRDAATIMLIDRAGPQAKVLLGRRHHGHKFMPGKFVFPGGRIEAHDRAMTAVSELHPDTQAKLLEKVGNPAADLARGLALAAVREMAEETGILLGVKGDEPPQTPGEIWTEFSKASIHPDLGQLHFIARAITPPRRPKRFDTRFFTADATTIAHRIEGVVGPDSELVELVWAPIEEAARFDMPTITSVVLEELAARVAAGMAHDLPVPFYFMENQKFHRELL, from the coding sequence ATGAGCAGCAATGACGGCGACCGGCTCCTGAGGCGCATGAGCGACATGGAGCGCGACCAGTCGTTCCCCGATTCCGAACCGCGCGATGCCGCGACCATCATGCTGATCGACCGCGCGGGCCCGCAAGCCAAGGTGTTGCTCGGCCGCCGCCATCACGGCCACAAATTCATGCCAGGCAAGTTCGTATTTCCCGGCGGCCGCATCGAGGCGCATGACCGCGCCATGACGGCCGTGAGCGAACTGCATCCCGACACCCAGGCCAAGCTGCTCGAGAAAGTCGGCAATCCCGCCGCCGATCTGGCGCGCGGGCTGGCGCTCGCCGCCGTGCGCGAGATGGCGGAGGAAACCGGCATCCTGCTCGGCGTCAAAGGTGACGAGCCGCCGCAGACGCCCGGCGAAATCTGGACCGAATTTTCCAAAGCGAGCATTCATCCCGACCTCGGCCAGCTTCATTTCATCGCCCGCGCCATCACGCCGCCAAGGCGGCCGAAACGCTTCGACACCCGCTTCTTCACGGCGGATGCCACCACCATCGCCCACCGCATCGAGGGCGTGGTCGGGCCGGACTCGGAACTGGTGGAGCTGGTCTGGGCGCCGATTGAGGAAGCTGCCCGCTTCGACATGCCGACCATCACCTCGGTGGTGCTGGAGGAACTGGCGGCAAGGGTCGCCGCCGGCATGGCGCACGACCTGCCGGTGCCGTTCTACTTCATGGAAAACCAGAAGTTTCACCGCGAATTGCTGTAA
- the solA gene encoding N-methyl-L-tryptophan oxidase, whose product MAKHDVIVVGLGAVGAAATYHLAKSGARVLGIDRFSPPHKHGSSHGDTRITRAAIGEGVEYSTLALRSHALWREMEALTGQPLFVRNGCLTISGADAVVMHDVDDFFANVETAARRFAIPTRTFDDAAAIRARYPQFAVQSGDKAILDEEAGYLYVERCVDTTLSLAAQAGAQLLRDTQVMAIEPSATGVEVATGDNQRFTADRVLIAAGAWLPGFVAGEIARHFTVTRQVLHWFEIRSNPERFRPNNCPVFIWQLPRSGGVTSSIYGFPLEGDAGNGLKVTHEESGPATDPDNVDRNVDPVNETERTFKTYIEPFFPDLGPRCVRTATCLYTRVPRSRFVIDKDPRSDRITFASACSGHGFKHSAALGEALADELTTGEARHVDLSPFRLARLGDYLRA is encoded by the coding sequence ATGGCGAAACACGACGTTATCGTGGTGGGGCTCGGCGCCGTTGGCGCCGCGGCAACCTATCATCTCGCCAAGTCCGGCGCCCGCGTGCTCGGCATCGACCGCTTCTCACCGCCGCACAAACATGGCTCGTCGCATGGCGACACCCGCATCACCCGTGCCGCCATCGGCGAAGGCGTCGAGTATTCGACGCTGGCGCTACGCTCGCATGCGCTGTGGCGCGAAATGGAGGCGCTCACTGGCCAGCCCCTGTTCGTGCGTAATGGCTGCCTGACCATTTCCGGCGCCGACGCCGTGGTAATGCACGACGTCGACGATTTCTTCGCCAATGTCGAAACGGCCGCAAGGCGCTTCGCTATTCCGACCCGCACCTTCGATGACGCTGCTGCAATCCGCGCGCGCTATCCGCAATTCGCGGTTCAGAGTGGCGACAAGGCGATCCTCGATGAGGAAGCCGGCTATCTCTATGTCGAGCGCTGCGTCGACACGACGCTGTCGCTGGCGGCGCAGGCCGGCGCTCAGCTCCTGCGCGATACGCAGGTGATGGCGATCGAACCTTCGGCCACCGGCGTCGAGGTCGCGACCGGCGACAACCAGCGCTTCACCGCCGACCGCGTGCTGATCGCCGCCGGCGCCTGGCTGCCCGGCTTCGTTGCCGGAGAGATTGCGCGACACTTCACCGTGACTCGCCAGGTGCTGCACTGGTTCGAGATCAGAAGTAACCCCGAACGCTTCCGCCCGAATAACTGCCCGGTGTTCATCTGGCAATTGCCACGCAGCGGTGGCGTGACAAGCAGCATTTACGGCTTCCCGCTCGAGGGCGATGCGGGCAACGGCCTCAAGGTGACGCATGAGGAAAGCGGCCCCGCTACCGATCCCGACAACGTTGATCGCAACGTCGATCCGGTGAACGAGACCGAACGTACCTTCAAAACCTATATTGAGCCGTTCTTCCCGGATTTGGGCCCGCGCTGTGTGCGCACCGCGACCTGCCTCTATACCCGCGTGCCTCGCTCACGCTTTGTCATCGACAAGGACCCGCGCAGCGACCGCATCACCTTCGCCTCGGCCTGCTCCGGCCACGGCTTCAAGCACTCGGCGGCGCTCGGCGAAGCACTGGCGGATGAACTGACAACCGGCGAAGCCCGGCATGTCGACCTGTCGCCGTTCCGGCTGGCAAGGCTGGGGGATTATTTAAGGGCGTAA